The Methanoplanus sp. FWC-SCC4 genome has a window encoding:
- the nikR gene encoding nickel-responsive transcriptional regulator NikR, with protein sequence MTHESDLSRIGISLPKNLLDRFDDILSYRGYSSRSEGIRDAIRSYITYYQWMSDVQGERQGVITMVYDHEQRGLLQVLTEIQHDHINIIQSSLHSHVSHDKCLEIILVRGDAGEIKKIAERLMAQKGVESVKLTTIPIEDELKHSH encoded by the coding sequence ATGACACATGAATCAGACCTTTCAAGAATAGGAATTTCACTTCCAAAAAACCTGCTGGACAGATTTGATGATATCCTCAGTTATCGCGGTTATTCTTCACGATCTGAGGGCATCAGGGATGCCATCCGCAGTTACATCACCTACTACCAGTGGATGTCTGATGTACAGGGAGAAAGGCAGGGTGTCATCACAATGGTATATGATCATGAACAACGCGGACTTTTGCAGGTGTTAACAGAAATCCAGCATGACCATATTAACATTATACAGTCCTCACTCCACTCACATGTCAGCCACGACAAATGCCTGGAAATCATACTTGTAAGAGGGGATGCAGGAGAGATCAAGAAGATTGCGGAGCGCCTGATGGCACAAAAAGGCGTTGAATCGGTAAAACTTACGACAATTCCAATTGAAGATGAGCTTAAACACTCACACTAA
- a CDS encoding DUF2098 domain-containing protein produces MAGEDIRVGSLVRYPRTGTSGKVVGIDSISGKLFARVDTTNLRYRVDLLIPVDSVKEVHEMKEKEGDIELLRYQKTMDSKEIEEAFDDVTGVGAG; encoded by the coding sequence ATGGCCGGCGAGGATATAAGGGTAGGAAGTCTTGTAAGGTATCCAAGAACAGGTACATCCGGAAAAGTTGTCGGGATAGACTCAATTTCCGGAAAGCTTTTTGCCAGAGTTGATACCACAAATCTTCGTTACAGGGTGGATCTTTTAATTCCTGTTGATTCTGTTAAGGAAGTACATGAGATGAAAGAGAAAGAGGGAGATATTGAGCTTTTAAGATACCAAAAGACGATGGATTCAAAAGAGATTGAAGAAGCATTTGATGATGTGACCGGTGTCGGAGCAGGGTAA
- a CDS encoding YcaO-related McrA-glycine thioamidation protein gives MKKEYFSGTHRVKDPIDTLNLIKTLMPEIGVTEVSDITHLDRLNIPVYSATRPRAARGSVRINAGKGTIPAHAEVSAMMEAIERFSSEYRGEVMDLASYEQIGLTKAVDPADLILPRELEIGEQLHWLPSRDILNDEDIYIPANAVFHPYDPLGMAQQLFRSDTNGLAAGNVIEEAILHGIFEVIERDALSDAENRRSLGRKIIVESGPVKELIDIFEKNGINVHLWYLNGRTGVPTIAAGADDTKTKDPFMLVTGSGTHLNPEIAALRALTEVAQSRASTIKGGKEDPSRRRIADKAGYERLKRINRMWFKDDAKPVSLTSIADKSTDYIDDDIRVTLKELENHCDRVCVCDLSKTQVPVVRVVIPGFEVSYVDHTRKRTKLQSGAHFNTLN, from the coding sequence GTGAAAAAAGAATATTTTTCAGGTACACACCGTGTGAAAGACCCGATAGACACACTTAACCTGATTAAAACCCTCATGCCGGAGATTGGCGTCACAGAGGTCTCTGACATAACACATCTTGACCGCCTTAATATCCCTGTTTATTCTGCCACACGCCCGCGGGCTGCAAGAGGCTCTGTGAGAATCAATGCGGGAAAAGGCACTATTCCGGCACATGCCGAAGTTTCTGCAATGATGGAGGCAATAGAGCGATTTTCATCCGAATACCGTGGAGAAGTGATGGATCTTGCGAGTTATGAGCAGATAGGTCTCACAAAAGCCGTGGACCCGGCCGATCTAATCCTGCCACGCGAACTTGAAATAGGCGAACAGCTCCACTGGCTTCCTTCAAGGGACATCCTGAATGATGAGGATATATACATACCTGCAAACGCGGTTTTTCACCCATATGATCCGCTTGGAATGGCACAGCAGCTTTTCAGAAGTGACACAAACGGTCTTGCAGCAGGAAATGTGATCGAAGAGGCAATACTACACGGTATCTTTGAGGTTATTGAACGCGACGCATTAAGCGATGCGGAGAACAGGAGATCCCTTGGAAGAAAAATCATTGTCGAAAGCGGACCTGTAAAAGAACTCATCGATATATTTGAGAAAAACGGAATAAATGTTCATCTCTGGTATCTTAACGGAAGAACAGGCGTTCCGACTATCGCCGCCGGTGCAGACGATACCAAAACAAAAGATCCCTTTATGCTGGTCACAGGTTCGGGAACACACCTGAATCCGGAAATTGCCGCACTAAGGGCACTTACAGAGGTCGCACAAAGCCGTGCAAGTACAATCAAAGGAGGAAAGGAAGACCCTTCAAGACGCCGGATTGCAGATAAAGCAGGATATGAAAGGCTGAAAAGAATAAACAGAATGTGGTTTAAGGATGATGCCAAACCGGTTTCCCTAACCTCAATAGCGGATAAAAGCACGGATTACATAGATGACGACATCAGGGTTACTCTAAAAGAGCTTGAAAATCACTGTGACAGAGTATGTGTATGCGATCTTTCCAAAACACAAGTCCCTGTTGTAAGAGTGGTTATTCCGGGATTTGAAGTTTCATATGTGGATCATACCAGGAAAAGAACAAAACTTCAGTCAGGTGCACACTTTAACACACTGAACTGA
- a CDS encoding oligosaccharyl transferase, archaeosortase A system-associated, with the protein MDIKSLNCSKNYIVGLLVLLFTIIALWIRLIPAEGLVTDVGVNLLGNDPWYNLRQIEVMVANPLEYPWFDPMTHYPTGTHNFWGPLYPMIGAIMCILAGASTRTDVMYVASYMPALMGAAMVPLMYMVGSKISDWKGGILASLFMVFVAGQYIYRSMFGFVDHHIAEVLFSTLFCLVYLFYLAYTREHEVDLKSADTLKVPCLIAVFAGITYLLGLFVMPTMILFALIVAIYTGLQFIWDRVKGKRSDYLLLVNVVTFAIAIIGFLALGIQHDGMSMARYSMGHIFAYLALIVATLVLYAFSVFFVKRPLSHYIASLAGLAVAGFLFIMVAMPEFYSFFISSLGSFFGYTATLTTIEEARHWNFDQAWLAFNYGLILMALGFVAVLYKFVKESKQTYLFAFVWSLMILYSTTVQLRYEYYLAANIALLSGLFVGWTLDFGAKEFSKLSGGNAKPVVTESPETGSGEKTVRKGGKKDTKKPVSPKKSSVDPVYLAPAVLGVVLALMFLFTSVQADIGLANGLKNSGMIPDWEESLVWLGENTPEPGIDYYEVYDRKTYQNPSDSYGVMTWWDYGHWITFVAKRAPNSNPFQEGVAGPNGAAAYFIQMDESESDKILDNLNTRYVITDGMMADSKFWAMSTWYNSTVMNSPYEAYFAVRTQDGTIGQLKLNMPDYYNTMIARLHNLDGSMAEGNSSLYVEYTDGSAYGVNGPLLTKYEILPSKEAFSKAAQINSAGLPGTRAAVLGENLLTPPDYVPALEHYRLIHESPTNTISNGELKFVKVFEYVKGARIKGEGTIELKLVSDQGREFTYKQRSVDGEFIVPYSTTKDNYGTKVSGDYRITETGKTFSVSEDAVMDGLLVN; encoded by the coding sequence ATGGATATTAAATCATTAAATTGCTCTAAGAACTATATTGTAGGGCTTCTTGTACTCCTATTTACAATAATTGCCCTCTGGATTCGTCTGATTCCGGCTGAGGGGCTTGTAACCGATGTGGGTGTAAACCTTCTCGGAAACGATCCCTGGTATAACCTCCGGCAGATTGAGGTGATGGTTGCAAACCCGCTTGAATATCCCTGGTTTGACCCGATGACCCACTATCCGACAGGAACGCACAACTTCTGGGGTCCTCTCTACCCGATGATTGGTGCAATTATGTGCATTCTGGCAGGTGCATCGACACGCACTGACGTAATGTATGTTGCATCATACATGCCTGCACTGATGGGTGCTGCGATGGTTCCCCTGATGTATATGGTAGGATCTAAAATATCAGACTGGAAAGGCGGTATTCTGGCCTCTTTATTCATGGTCTTTGTGGCAGGTCAGTATATATACCGTTCAATGTTTGGCTTTGTTGATCACCACATTGCAGAAGTTCTCTTCAGCACCCTGTTTTGTCTGGTATATCTTTTTTATCTCGCATATACACGCGAGCACGAAGTAGATCTAAAATCCGCGGATACGCTGAAAGTTCCGTGTCTTATTGCGGTATTTGCAGGAATTACCTATCTTTTGGGCCTGTTTGTAATGCCGACAATGATTCTGTTCGCACTGATTGTCGCGATCTACACAGGTCTTCAGTTTATATGGGACAGGGTGAAAGGCAAAAGAAGCGACTATCTCCTTTTGGTAAATGTCGTGACATTTGCAATAGCAATAATCGGTTTTCTGGCGCTTGGAATCCAGCATGACGGTATGAGCATGGCGAGGTATTCAATGGGGCATATCTTCGCTTATCTGGCGTTGATTGTAGCAACCCTCGTTTTGTATGCTTTCTCCGTATTCTTTGTGAAAAGACCGCTTTCACATTATATTGCCTCACTGGCAGGTCTGGCAGTTGCCGGCTTTTTGTTCATAATGGTTGCAATGCCTGAGTTTTATTCATTCTTTATCTCAAGCCTTGGATCTTTCTTTGGGTATACTGCAACACTTACGACAATTGAAGAGGCAAGGCACTGGAACTTTGATCAGGCGTGGCTTGCGTTTAATTACGGTCTTATACTCATGGCTCTCGGATTTGTGGCAGTATTATACAAATTTGTCAAAGAGTCAAAGCAGACATATCTTTTTGCATTTGTCTGGTCATTGATGATACTGTATTCAACGACTGTTCAGCTCAGGTATGAATACTACCTTGCCGCAAACATTGCACTTCTTTCAGGTCTTTTTGTCGGATGGACCCTGGACTTTGGTGCAAAGGAGTTCTCCAAATTATCTGGCGGCAATGCAAAACCTGTAGTCACAGAGAGTCCGGAAACAGGTTCAGGTGAAAAAACCGTTCGTAAGGGCGGGAAGAAGGATACAAAAAAGCCTGTATCTCCCAAAAAATCAAGTGTTGATCCGGTATATCTTGCTCCCGCAGTTCTGGGAGTAGTCCTTGCGCTGATGTTCCTGTTTACCTCTGTACAGGCTGACATTGGTCTTGCAAACGGGTTGAAGAACAGCGGCATGATTCCCGACTGGGAAGAGTCTCTTGTGTGGCTTGGTGAAAATACTCCTGAGCCGGGAATTGATTACTACGAAGTCTATGACCGGAAGACATACCAAAATCCCTCCGATTCATACGGAGTAATGACATGGTGGGATTATGGTCACTGGATAACTTTCGTTGCAAAACGTGCCCCGAATTCAAATCCTTTCCAGGAGGGTGTTGCGGGTCCAAACGGTGCTGCCGCCTACTTTATCCAGATGGATGAGTCAGAATCAGACAAAATACTTGACAACCTCAATACACGCTATGTCATAACAGACGGCATGATGGCTGATTCAAAGTTCTGGGCAATGTCGACCTGGTACAATTCAACTGTCATGAATTCTCCATATGAGGCATATTTTGCAGTAAGGACACAGGATGGAACAATTGGCCAGCTGAAGCTCAATATGCCTGATTATTATAATACAATGATTGCCAGACTTCACAATCTGGACGGTTCAATGGCAGAAGGAAACAGTTCACTGTATGTTGAATATACAGACGGCAGCGCCTATGGCGTTAATGGTCCATTACTGACAAAATATGAGATTCTGCCTTCAAAAGAGGCATTTTCCAAAGCGGCACAGATTAACTCCGCCGGATTGCCCGGTACACGTGCGGCGGTCCTTGGAGAAAATCTGCTGACTCCGCCTGATTATGTGCCTGCCCTTGAGCACTACCGCCTTATCCACGAGTCACCCACAAATACGATCTCCAATGGAGAGCTGAAGTTTGTTAAGGTCTTTGAGTACGTTAAAGGTGCCCGTATTAAAGGAGAAGGCACTATTGAACTTAAGCTTGTGAGTGATCAGGGAAGAGAATTCACCTACAAACAGAGAAGTGTGGACGGGGAATTTATTGTTCCATACTCAACAACCAAAGACAACTATGGTACCAAAGTATCCGGTGATTACAGAATAACTGAAACCGGTAAGACCTTTTCAGTCAGTGAAGACGCCGTGATGGACGGTCTTTTGGTTAACTAA
- a CDS encoding acyltransferase, which translates to MKDYILGKNHKLGKYLSLGEFPEECPEKLDIGDNATIRSHSVIYRGTKIGDNFQTGHGVLIREGNTIGNNVSIGTHSILECENTIGNNVRIHSNCFIPEFVIIEDRAWIGPSVTVLNTLHPPCPKFSECAKGVVIGEGAKIGGGVTIGPKVKIGENSIVGFGSVVVSDVPENSVVVGNPAKVIKSKNELKCVMQFFERPYIWE; encoded by the coding sequence ATGAAAGATTATATTCTTGGAAAAAACCATAAACTTGGAAAATATCTTTCTCTTGGAGAATTCCCCGAAGAATGTCCCGAAAAACTGGATATAGGGGACAATGCTACAATCAGATCACATTCGGTGATATATAGAGGCACCAAAATTGGTGATAATTTCCAGACAGGGCACGGGGTTTTAATCAGAGAAGGAAACACCATAGGGAATAATGTCAGCATCGGGACCCATAGTATTCTGGAATGCGAAAATACCATAGGAAACAATGTAAGAATACATTCTAACTGTTTTATCCCCGAATTTGTAATCATTGAAGACAGGGCATGGATAGGCCCCTCGGTTACAGTATTAAATACACTTCACCCCCCCTGCCCGAAATTTTCAGAATGTGCAAAGGGTGTTGTTATTGGAGAAGGAGCAAAAATCGGTGGCGGCGTCACCATTGGACCTAAAGTAAAAATTGGTGAAAATTCTATTGTCGGATTTGGTTCTGTCGTAGTATCAGATGTTCCTGAAAACAGTGTTGTTGTAGGCAATCCTGCAAAAGTAATCAAGTCAAAGAATGAACTAAAATGTGTAATGCAATTTTTTGAAAGGCCTTATATCTGGGAGTGA
- a CDS encoding DegT/DnrJ/EryC1/StrS family aminotransferase → MQKINMAEMYHDKEITDSVLSVISSGKYIKGENNKKFEAEFSDFCNTKHSVVVNSGTNALILALKSLGIKKGDEVIIPSHTFIATANAVLFCGAKPVFADINKENYTINAEEIKSKITKKTKALIPVHIYGHPCDMDEISELAKEKDINIVEDACQAHGAEYKGKTAGSLGDIAAFSFFPSKNMTVAGDGGAITTNNDEIAEKAAAIRDQGRKEGEKYYHDYPGLNLRLSEIHAAIGRVQLKHLNEWNKIRRNNAGYYTAYFEGNPHIVTPNEEKWARAVYHQYVIRAEKREQLQDYLSKNGISSGIHYPLPVHLQPAMKGFTDPVNLKVTEEIAKSILSIPVHPFLKEEELEYISEKITEFYRK, encoded by the coding sequence ATGCAAAAAATCAATATGGCTGAAATGTACCACGACAAAGAGATTACTGATTCGGTACTATCAGTCATTTCTAGTGGGAAATATATAAAAGGAGAGAATAATAAAAAATTTGAGGCAGAATTTTCGGATTTCTGTAATACAAAACACTCTGTTGTTGTTAACTCAGGAACAAACGCACTAATTCTTGCGCTAAAATCTCTGGGCATTAAAAAGGGTGATGAGGTAATTATTCCTTCCCACACCTTTATAGCAACAGCAAATGCGGTTCTTTTTTGTGGTGCAAAACCTGTTTTTGCAGATATAAACAAAGAAAACTACACAATCAATGCAGAAGAGATCAAAAGTAAAATAACCAAAAAAACAAAAGCTTTAATTCCGGTTCATATTTACGGACATCCATGTGACATGGATGAAATTTCCGAACTGGCAAAAGAGAAAGATATCAATATTGTTGAGGATGCCTGTCAGGCACATGGAGCTGAATATAAAGGAAAAACTGCGGGTTCGCTTGGAGATATTGCTGCATTCAGCTTCTTCCCATCCAAAAATATGACTGTTGCAGGAGATGGGGGCGCCATTACAACTAATAATGATGAAATAGCCGAAAAAGCAGCTGCAATAAGAGACCAGGGAAGAAAAGAAGGCGAAAAATATTATCATGATTACCCCGGCCTGAATCTCAGACTAAGCGAGATACATGCTGCAATCGGCAGAGTCCAGTTAAAACATCTGAATGAATGGAATAAAATACGGAGAAATAACGCAGGATATTATACCGCCTATTTTGAAGGAAATCCACATATAGTTACTCCAAATGAAGAAAAATGGGCAAGGGCAGTTTATCACCAGTATGTAATAAGAGCAGAGAAAAGAGAACAACTTCAGGATTATTTATCCAAAAACGGAATCTCTTCAGGAATCCATTACCCATTACCTGTTCACCTGCAGCCTGCAATGAAAGGTTTTACGGATCCTGTGAATCTAAAAGTTACTGAAGAGATTGCAAAGAGCATATTATCAATTCCTGTTCATCCATTCTTAAAAGAAGAGGAACTTGAATACATCTCAGAAAAGATTACCGAATTCTACAGAAAATAA
- a CDS encoding Gfo/Idh/MocA family protein gives MVGIGLIGTGYWGKNHARNWKRMLDDGIIDKLVFCDIDEKRVKELAGDEIPYTTNYKDLLNDDEISGIDIVTPSNTHFPLGKEALIAGKDVFVEKPLTMSTKEAEELVSTAENCKKILMVGHIFRYHPGILEVKKMIEKGDFGRMHYMYTTRMAYSTPRRDMGVMYALGVHELDLYCYLLGVQYPNLAKMTKGSFLQPNIEEFASILMEFDNNISGYATESWMSPFDKKMRTLTIVGSRKSVKVDYMKHNEIYVFDGIMESRQDGNQRIPFVSEGEIRTISIPEKEPLREELCDFVNSINTRKQPLADMYSGMRAVEMVEKCLRDGFFRPDEN, from the coding sequence ATGGTTGGAATAGGCCTGATAGGTACAGGATACTGGGGAAAGAATCACGCAAGAAACTGGAAAAGAATGCTGGATGATGGAATAATTGACAAACTTGTTTTCTGCGACATTGATGAAAAAAGGGTAAAAGAACTTGCAGGAGATGAAATTCCATATACAACAAATTATAAGGATCTTCTTAATGACGATGAAATCTCCGGTATTGACATAGTAACACCATCAAATACTCATTTTCCTCTTGGAAAAGAGGCATTAATTGCAGGAAAAGATGTTTTTGTGGAAAAACCCCTTACAATGAGTACAAAAGAAGCTGAAGAGCTTGTCAGTACCGCAGAAAACTGTAAAAAAATATTGATGGTTGGTCATATCTTCAGATATCATCCGGGGATACTGGAAGTCAAAAAAATGATTGAAAAAGGGGATTTTGGAAGGATGCATTACATGTATACAACACGTATGGCATATTCAACCCCACGACGCGACATGGGCGTAATGTATGCTCTTGGCGTTCATGAACTTGACCTGTACTGTTATCTGCTGGGTGTTCAGTATCCAAATCTTGCAAAAATGACAAAAGGTTCGTTCCTGCAGCCAAATATTGAGGAGTTTGCAAGCATTTTAATGGAATTCGACAACAATATATCAGGTTATGCAACAGAAAGCTGGATGTCTCCTTTTGATAAAAAAATGAGAACTCTGACAATTGTCGGGAGTCGAAAATCCGTAAAAGTTGATTACATGAAACACAATGAAATTTATGTCTTCGATGGGATTATGGAATCCAGACAGGACGGAAACCAGAGAATTCCCTTTGTATCCGAAGGTGAGATCAGAACTATCTCAATTCCTGAAAAAGAACCATTAAGAGAAGAATTATGTGATTTTGTTAACTCCATAAATACAAGAAAACAACCTCTTGCAGACATGTACTCCGGAATGAGAGCTGTTGAAATGGTTGAAAAATGCCTAAGAGATGGCTTTTTCAGACCTGATGAAAATTAA
- a CDS encoding glycosyltransferase family 4 protein has protein sequence MKILLVSTQDYIHHPVPSRHHYIFEYLAEKHEIHVPHFHVSEGDERKTNLIVHEATKFFTKNPVFHYTLNAPHHFKVMKRIIEEEKIDVVVAGNVLAGTAVIRAAKKHNVPILFDLKDWFPDSAAIYYKNRILSSLIYNVVLYITGYNLKKSDKITTVSPALQDMISELGYESTVIPNGVATDYFKPMDKKIGRDICGISDDDFVIGFLGSIERRFELDEVIKTLPKLIGYNPKTRLLIVGGSLFTDYLDELKKLAEDLMLSDRVIFTGLVEHKELPKYISVMDVCTIPLSSPEWYGISMSNKFFEYSACNKPVLIKPSPGIIEIGWDNTFVYENNEEFVEKIKYIMDNPKEYTPDVEPYSWKRRSEDMEAILFDLVNNKK, from the coding sequence ATGAAAATACTTCTTGTCTCAACCCAGGATTATATACACCATCCTGTTCCATCCCGGCATCATTATATCTTTGAGTATCTTGCAGAGAAACATGAGATTCATGTGCCACATTTTCATGTAAGTGAAGGAGATGAAAGAAAAACGAATCTTATCGTGCATGAGGCAACAAAATTTTTCACAAAGAATCCGGTTTTTCATTATACCCTGAATGCCCCACATCATTTCAAAGTGATGAAAAGGATCATTGAAGAGGAAAAAATTGATGTTGTCGTTGCAGGGAATGTTCTTGCGGGGACTGCGGTTATCAGAGCTGCTAAAAAACATAATGTCCCGATATTATTTGATCTAAAAGACTGGTTCCCAGATTCCGCTGCAATATATTATAAAAACAGGATACTTTCCTCGTTGATTTATAATGTTGTTCTGTATATTACCGGATATAATCTGAAAAAAAGTGATAAAATTACAACGGTTTCTCCTGCGCTTCAGGACATGATTTCAGAACTTGGATATGAAAGTACAGTCATTCCGAATGGTGTTGCAACTGATTATTTTAAACCAATGGATAAAAAGATTGGCAGGGATATTTGTGGTATTTCCGATGATGATTTTGTAATTGGTTTTCTTGGAAGCATTGAACGAAGATTTGAGCTTGATGAAGTGATCAAAACCCTGCCCAAACTGATTGGTTATAATCCGAAAACCAGACTTCTAATTGTTGGAGGTTCTCTTTTTACTGATTATCTTGATGAATTAAAAAAACTCGCTGAAGATCTTATGCTTTCAGACAGGGTCATATTTACGGGTCTGGTGGAACATAAGGAACTTCCAAAATATATTTCTGTAATGGATGTGTGCACAATTCCTCTTTCTTCTCCTGAGTGGTATGGCATATCCATGTCAAACAAATTTTTTGAGTATTCAGCCTGTAATAAGCCTGTATTAATAAAACCCTCCCCGGGAATAATAGAGATTGGCTGGGACAATACTTTTGTTTATGAGAATAATGAAGAATTTGTTGAAAAAATAAAATATATTATGGATAATCCAAAGGAATACACGCCAGATGTTGAACCTTACAGTTGGAAAAGACGTTCTGAGGATATGGAGGCAATCCTTTTTGATCTTGTAAATAATAAAAAATGA
- a CDS encoding TiaS agmantine-binding domain-containing protein, with the protein MQIVSIFRIGIDDTDSPNGMCTTYLGAVLCDRLESEGFSISGRFLIRLNPNAKHKTRGNAAVCIECTGDRKKAFDIACGLVEELAEFDCENTNPGVVVSDGPVSEDFYFKALRDFCTIEEAEELLEKSGSLYRGWKIKRGLIGAAAAVSAVLPDFTFELLAYRDHRQKGIRCVDKSSVFLSEEMTTPHTWDSVDTKNRVVVCVPHTPDPVLYGIRGDSPEWVLKGGSYIAGEIPVRKMIYQTNQGTDAHLIDASIAEIKEGRSYRLSGTVSSAPVTGTGGHVSFELEDGGFTVRCMAYEPTKNFRDIVRELRPGDRILVCGSYKGESINLEKICIDSLAEDFLIKPPLCGSCKRRMTSAGLNKGYKCRICGAREAEPEKEVLKRTLKPGWYEVPPVARRHLSKPLVRGMNIITD; encoded by the coding sequence ATTCAGATAGTATCAATATTCAGAATCGGAATTGACGATACCGATTCTCCAAACGGAATGTGTACCACATATCTTGGTGCCGTCTTGTGTGACAGACTTGAGAGTGAGGGCTTTTCCATATCCGGACGGTTTTTAATCCGTTTAAATCCAAATGCAAAGCACAAGACAAGGGGCAATGCGGCCGTCTGCATAGAGTGCACGGGTGACCGGAAAAAAGCATTTGATATAGCATGCGGCCTTGTTGAGGAACTTGCGGAGTTTGACTGTGAAAACACCAATCCGGGAGTTGTAGTCTCAGACGGACCTGTTTCTGAGGATTTTTATTTTAAGGCACTCAGGGATTTCTGTACCATTGAAGAGGCTGAAGAACTTCTGGAAAAATCAGGCTCGCTTTACAGGGGCTGGAAGATAAAAAGAGGTCTTATCGGAGCTGCTGCGGCTGTATCTGCTGTTCTTCCCGATTTTACCTTTGAGCTTCTGGCATACAGGGATCATCGTCAAAAAGGAATCCGCTGCGTTGATAAAAGCAGCGTTTTTCTCTCTGAAGAGATGACAACACCTCATACCTGGGATTCTGTTGATACCAAAAACCGTGTTGTTGTGTGCGTTCCCCACACTCCAGATCCTGTTCTTTACGGAATCAGGGGCGACTCGCCTGAGTGGGTTTTAAAAGGCGGATCATATATTGCCGGTGAAATTCCTGTTCGGAAAATGATTTATCAGACCAATCAGGGTACTGATGCACACCTGATCGATGCATCTATAGCTGAAATCAAAGAAGGGCGTTCTTACAGACTTTCAGGAACAGTCAGTTCGGCACCGGTCACCGGAACGGGAGGGCACGTTTCCTTTGAATTAGAGGATGGCGGTTTTACCGTCAGGTGCATGGCTTATGAGCCGACCAAGAATTTCCGTGATATTGTAAGAGAACTTCGCCCGGGTGACAGAATTCTTGTCTGCGGAAGCTACAAGGGGGAAAGCATAAACCTTGAAAAAATCTGTATTGATTCTCTTGCTGAGGACTTTTTGATAAAACCCCCATTATGTGGCAGTTGCAAAAGGAGGATGACCAGTGCGGGTCTTAATAAGGGCTATAAGTGCAGGATCTGCGGAGCAAGGGAGGCAGAGCCAGAAAAAGAGGTTCTAAAGAGAACTCTCAAACCCGGATGGTACGAAGTGCCGCCGGTTGCAAGAAGGCACTTGTCAAAGCCCCTTGTGAGGGGCATGAATATAATTACTGATTGA
- a CDS encoding transcriptional regulator, whose amino-acid sequence MSQERLLQTVVSVLIMAGYNVSERCGMRPRSFDLIAGKRDNLLVIKVVSHIDSVGEDSAHDLCIIAKHLSAKPLLVGEKSRDSELERGAVYLRYGIIATSATTLYDFFVEDVPPLVYAQPGGLYVNINGTKLREMRERHSLSLGDLANSLGVSRRTISKYESGMGTTLDIAIKLEELFDTAIVEAIDLLSHGPSPGFDLKHEEQKEDKSAKSSSVPQDFERLGMETHPMQRAPFEALAIYEKTTILAGYGTAQKTLRRAALIGNISDITNSRAVCVITDYNKRKKVGKTLIIGEEELSTLNLGSDLIDLIDE is encoded by the coding sequence ATGTCGCAAGAGAGACTTCTCCAGACTGTTGTAAGCGTGCTGATAATGGCAGGTTACAATGTATCAGAGCGTTGCGGGATGCGTCCGCGCAGTTTTGACCTTATAGCTGGAAAGCGGGATAACCTTCTGGTGATAAAAGTAGTTTCCCATATAGACAGCGTAGGCGAGGATAGTGCACACGATCTTTGTATTATTGCAAAACACCTCAGTGCAAAACCCCTTTTAGTCGGAGAAAAATCAAGGGACTCCGAACTTGAGAGAGGAGCTGTTTATTTAAGATACGGAATTATTGCAACGAGTGCCACAACACTCTACGATTTCTTTGTAGAGGACGTTCCCCCGCTTGTATATGCCCAGCCGGGCGGTCTGTACGTAAATATCAACGGAACAAAACTACGGGAGATGCGTGAGCGGCACAGTTTGTCCCTTGGGGATCTGGCAAACTCACTTGGTGTTTCCAGAAGAACAATATCAAAGTATGAAAGCGGCATGGGTACAACCCTCGACATTGCAATAAAACTCGAAGAACTCTTTGATACTGCAATTGTCGAGGCAATTGATCTCCTTTCACACGGCCCTTCACCAGGGTTTGATCTTAAACACGAAGAACAGAAAGAGGATAAAAGTGCCAAATCATCATCCGTCCCACAGGATTTTGAAAGGCTTGGAATGGAGACACACCCCATGCAGCGTGCGCCTTTTGAAGCACTTGCCATATATGAAAAAACAACAATTCTTGCCGGCTACGGTACTGCACAAAAAACGCTCAGACGTGCAGCGCTGATAGGGAATATATCGGACATTACAAATTCAAGAGCCGTATGTGTCATTACCGATTATAATAAAAGAAAAAAAGTGGGAAAGACACTTATCATCGGCGAAGAAGAACTTTCAACCCTGAATCTTGGTTCTGATCTCATTGATCTGATCGACGAGTGA